The Hypanus sabinus isolate sHypSab1 chromosome 1, sHypSab1.hap1, whole genome shotgun sequence genome contains a region encoding:
- the LOC132404039 gene encoding probable G-protein coupled receptor 139, which yields MGYPVIFVFESIYYPVLAAIGITVNLVAIVILCRGNCGLSRCITCYLVAMATADLMVVIVEVMLKRINNIYLLINFLFITPVCSMIIVTKFAALDCSVWFTVAFTFDRFVAISFQKLRPRYCTKRTASVVIATVCTLACLRSIPFYFTSEPRYVINNIPYLCMATAAYNTSPFWAAYESFDSVVTPLLPIILILSFNALTVKHIIKSNKIRKMLMHNSDNRNDPESENRKKSMILLFTLSGNFILLWTPYFVHSLKWRMKNYNYQDKYYSNPIYINQQTGFMLQLLSSCTNTCIYGLTQRKFRQELKNGVKYLVTLNGKLCK from the exons ATGGGCTATCCAGTTATCTTTGTGTTTGAAAGCATCTATTACCCTGTCCTTGCAGCAATTGGCATTACAG ttaacctggtggcgatcgTAATCCTGTGCCGGGGAAATTGCGGACTCTCCAGATGCATTACTTGCTATTTGGTTGCCATGGCTacggcggatctaatggtggtgattgtCGAAGTCATGCTGAAGCGAATTAACAATATTTATTTGCTGATAAACTTTTTGTTCATCACTCCGGTGTGCTCCATGATAATTGTCACAAAGTTTGCAGCCCtcgattgctctgtttggttcacggtcgcttttaccttcgatcgctttgtAGCCATTTCTTTTCAGAAACTCAGACCAAGGTACTGTACCAAGAGGACGGCAAGTGTCGTTATAGCCACTGTGTGTACGCTGGCCTGTTTGAGGAGCATCCCGTTTTACTTTACTAGTGAGCCCAGATATGTGATTAACAACATTCCCTATCTCTGCATGGCAACTGCTGCCTACAATACCTCACCCTTCTGGGCAGCTTATGAGTCATTTGACAGTGTAGTAACTCCTTTGTTACCAATCATTCTCATTCTTTCATTCAATGCCCTTACCGTCAAACATATTATAAAGTCCAATAAAATCCGTAAGATGCTCATGCATAACAGCGATAATCGTAATGATCCCGAGAGTGAGAACCGTAAGAAGTCTATGATTTTGCTCTTCACTCTATCTGGCAACTTCATCCTCCTCTGGACTCCATATTTTGTACATTCCTTAAAATGGCGAATGAAAAACTACAATTACCAGGACAAGTATTACAGCAACCCCATATACATCAACCAGCAAACAGGATTCATGTTGCAActactcagttcctgcaccaacacttgCATCTATGGACTGACGCAGAGGaagttcagacaggagctgaaaaATGGGGTGAAGTATCTGGTCACACTGAATGGGAAACTCTGTAAATAG